The Coffea arabica cultivar ET-39 chromosome 1e, Coffea Arabica ET-39 HiFi, whole genome shotgun sequence genome has a window encoding:
- the LOC113707286 gene encoding ABC transporter G family member 3 isoform X1, whose amino-acid sequence MEEIQSQSDHYRSSSSSASSPASRVPSSNFFYLRKPGSLRQPISFEDSPDWDDTDIEVRVDEGGDSINAATTPASPSLSKLNSGSLPSPPLPERAVVARKISGASLAWKDLTVTIKGKRKYSDKVIKSSNGYALPGTMTVIMGPAKSGKSTLLRALAGRLPDSARMYGEVFVNGSKWHLPYASYGYVERETTLIGSLTVREFLYYSALLQLPGFFCQKKSVVEDAILAMSLGDYANKLIGGHCYMKGLPRGERRRVSIARELVMRPHVLFIDEPLYHLDSVSALLMMVTLKKLASTGCTLIFTIYQSSTEVFGLFDRICLLSNGNTLFFGETLACLQHFSNAGFPCPIMQSPSDHFLRAINTDFDRIIAMCKNWQDDHGDLSSVNMDTAVAIRTLETTYKSSADAAAAETMIVKLTEKEGPSLKSKGKASNPTRIAVLTWRSLLIMSREWKYYWFRLILYMLLTLCIGTVFSGLGHSLSSVVTRVAAIFVFVSFNSLLSVAGVPAHLKEIKIYACEESNLHSGTFVFLLGQLFSGIPFLFLISISSSLVFYFLVGLRDEFSFLMYFVLNFFMCLLVNEGMVLLIVSICQEVYWSILTLVSVHVIMMLSAGYFRIRSALPRPIWMYPISYVSFHTYSIQGLLENEYIGSSYAVGQVRTISGYQALRNVYDISTSSSSKWENLLVLFLMCAGYRILVFALLQFCVRKKFPGRRFFRCNRETNNPR is encoded by the exons ATGGAAGAAATACAGTCTCAATCAGATCATTATaggtcttcatcatcttcagctaGTAGTCCAGCTAGTAGAGTTCCCTCGAGCAATTTCTTCTACCTGCGAAAACCTGGTTCTCTTAGACAACCAATATCTTTTGAGGATTCACCAGATTGGGATGATACTGATATTGAGGTTCGGGTGGATGAAGGAGGTGATTCCATTAATGCTGCGACTACTCCAGCCTCCCCATCCCTCTCAAAGCTTAATAGTGGATCTTTGCCATCCCCACCACTACCAGAGCGTGCAGTAGTTGCTAGAAAGATCTCAGGGGCTTCACTTGCATGGAAGGACTTGACTGTTACCATAAAGGGAAAGAGGAAGTATTCTGATAAGGTCATAAAGAGCTCAAATGGTTATGCATTACCAGGAACAATGACCGTTATCATGGGTCCAGCAAAGTCAGGAAAATCAACTCTCTTGAGAGCCCTTGCAG GACGACTTCCTGATTCAGCTAGAATGTATGGTGAGGTGTTTGTGAATGGGTCAAAATGGCACTTGCCATATGCATCCTAT GGATATGTTGAGAGAGAAACCACCTTAATTGGATCCTTGACAGTGCGTGAGTTCCTCTACTACTCAGCATTGCTCCAGCTTCCTGGTTTTTTTTGTCAGAAAAAGAGTGTGGTGGAGGATGCCATCCTTGCTATGTCATTGGGAGATTATGCAAACAAACTGATAGGTGGTCACTGCTATATGAAGGGTCTTCCTCGTGGCGAGAGAAGGCGTGTTAGCATTGCAAGGGAGCTTGTAATGAGACCTCATGTCTTATTTATTGATGAGCCTCTTTATCATCTTGACAG TGTCTCTGCACTCCTGATGATGGTTACACTGAAGAAACTAGCTAGCACTGGATGCACCCTGATATTTACCATTTATCAAAGCAGCACAGAAGTGTTTGGCCTTTTTGACAGAATTTGTCTCCTTTCAAATGGAAACACATTGTTCTTTGGGGAAACTTTGGCTTGTCTGCAG CATTTTTCAAATGCTGGATTTCCTTGCCCAATTATGCAAAGTCCTTCTGATCATTTTCTTCGAGCAATAAATACTGACTTTGACAGAATCATTGCAATGTGCAAAAATTGGCAG GACGACCATGGAGATCTTTCGTCTGTGAATATGGACACTGCTGTTGCAATACGTACTCTTGAAACAACTTATAAATCATCCGCTGATGCTGCTGCTGCGGAGACTATGATAGTAAAGCTTACTGAGAAG GAAGGCCCATCTCTCAAAAGCAAGGGAAAGGCAAGCAATCCCACACGAATTGCAGTATTGACATGGAGATCATTGTTAATTATGTCAAGAGAGTGGAAATACTATTGGTTCCGACTGATACTTTATATGCTTCTTACACTCTGTATTGGTACTGTGTTTTCTGGATTGGGTCATTCCTTGTCGTCTGTTGTG ACAAGAGTTGCAGCGATATTTGTGTTTGTGTCGTTTAATTCACTTCTAAGTGTTGCTGGAGTACCTGCACACCTGAAAGAAATTAAG ATATATGCCTGTGAAGAATCGAATTTACATTCTGGGACATTTGTCTTCTTACTTGGGCAGCTCTTTTCCGGCATCCCATTCTTGTTCCTCATCTCCATTTCCTCAAGTCTCGTCTTCTACTTCCTTGTAGGCCTACGGGATGAATTCAGTTTCTTGATGTATTTTGTGCTAAACTTCTTCATGTGCCTGTTAGTAAATGAAGGAATGGTACTGCTGATTGTTTCCATTTGCCAAGAGGTCTACTGGAGCATCTTAACATTGGTGTCAGTACAT GTGATAATGATGCTCTCAGCGGGCTATTTCAGAATTCGCAGTGCTTTGCCCAGGCCAATATGGATGTATCCCATATCCTATGTGTCGTTCCATACTTATTCTATCCAG GGGCTCTTGGAGAATGAGTATATTGGAAGTTCCTATGCAGTTGGGCAGGTGCGGACTATCTCTGGTTACCAAGCACTTCGAAACGTATATGACATATCTACCAGCAGTAGCTCAAAGTGGGAAAATTTACTCGTTCTGTTTCTGATGTGTGCTGGATATCGTATTCTTGTATTCGCGTTGCTACAATTTTGTGTTAGAAAGAAGTTCCCTGGTCGTAGATTTTTCCGGTGTAATCGAGAAACGAACAATCCGAGATAA
- the LOC113707296 gene encoding UDP-glycosyltransferase 86A1-like yields MDCIQQKPHAILVCFPLQGHLNPAVQLAIKLASKGFTITFINTQSIHHQITSNTQKDNDEDIFSDARKSGLDIHYTTVSDGLPLEFDRSLNHDQFMAAMFHVFSAHIDEAVQRLMESGPPVSCLIADSFLVQLGRVAKKHGLLYASFWTQPATVFTIYYHLDLLRLNGHFDCIDRREDAIDYIPGVQSIEPKDLTSYLQEEETNTICQQITFKAIHDAKKADFVLSNNVHELELQAMTDLRKKVPFYAIGPLLEFTKCRVAVATSLWSKSDCTQWLDTKPTGSVLYISFGSYAHVTKNELQEIADGVKLSQVTFVWVLRPDIVSSNDSDPLPKGFREETGDRGMIIPWCFQNQVLSHPAIGGFFTQCGWSSILESIWYAVPLMCFPLIADQPTNRKLVVDWKIGINLCDKSQITKLEVSEKINILMKSGNHELKNIIKELRRTMEHALSREGSSERNMDQFINDFHQAIQKKTQIQSSNCIS; encoded by the exons ATGGATTGTATACAACAGAAGCCTCATGCCATCTTAGTATGCTTTCCACTACAAGGCCATCTTAATCCAGCAGTCCAGTTAGCGATCAAGCTAGCATCAAAAGGTTTCACCATAACCTTCATCAACACTCAATCCATACATCACCAAATCACATCCAACACTCAAAAGGACAACGATGAAGACATCTTTTCTGATGCAAGGAAATCAGGACTTGATATTCATTACACCACCGTGTCCGATGGTCTTCCTCTAGAGTTTGATAGGTCACTCAACCATGATCAGTTCATGGCTGCAATGTTCCATGTCTTCTCTGCTCACATAGACGAAGCTGTTCAAAGACTTATGGAATCAGGACCTCCAGTGAGTTGCCTGATTGCTGATTCATTCCTTGTGCAGCTTGGGCGTGTTGCAAAGAAACATGGACTTCTGTATGCTTCTTTCTGGACACAACCAGCTACAGTTTTCACCATTTACTATCATCTGGATCTTTTGAGATTAAATGGTCACTTCGATTGCATTG ACAGGCGCGAGGATGCAATAGACTACATACCAGGGGTTCAATCCATTGAGCCTAAGGATTTGACGTCATATCTTCAAGAAGAAGAGACAAACACAATCTGTCAACAGATCACTTTCAAGGCAATCCACGATGCAAAGAAAGCAGATTTTGTGTTAAGCAACAATGTACACGAACTAGAACTCCAAGCCATGACAGATCTCCGGAAAAAAGTGCCTTTTTACGCTATAGGACCCCTATTGGAATTCACCAAATGCCGTGTGGCAGTGGCCACAAGCCTTTGGTCCAAGTCTGACTGCACTCAGTGGCTCGATACCAAGCCTACTGGCTCAGTTTTGTACATTTCCTTTGGAAGCTATGCTCATGTTACAAAGAATGAACTACAGGAGATAGCTGACGGTGTTAAACTAAGCCAAGTAACTTTTGTTTGGGTGCTTCGTCCTGATATTGTAAGCTCTAATGATTCTGATCCATTGCCTAAAGGGTTCAGGGAAGAAACTGGCGACCGTGGGATGATCATACCCTGGTGCTTCCAGAACCAAGTTTTGAGTCACCCTGCAATTGGGGGATTCTTCACTCAGTGTGGTTGGAGCTCAATTTTGGAAAGCATTTGGTATGCAGTACCTTTAATgtgttttccactcatcgctgATCAACCCACTAATCGCAAACTAGTGGTTGATTGGAAGATTGGAATCAATCTTTGCGACAAAAGCCAGATCACTAAGCTTGAAGTATCAGAGAAGATTAACATTCTTATGAAATCAGGCAACCATGAGCTCAAAAACATAATCAAGGAACTAAGAAGGACAATGGAACACGCACTGTCAAGAGAAGGATCATCGGAAAGAAACATGGATCAGTTCATCAATGATTTTCATCAAGCTATTCAGAAGAAAACTCAGATTCAATCATCCAACTGCATTTCTTGA
- the LOC113707286 gene encoding ABC transporter G family member 3 isoform X2 translates to MEEIQSQSDHYRSSSSSASSPASRVPSSNFFYLRKPGSLRQPISFEDSPDWDDTDIEVRVDEGGDSINAATTPASPSLSKLNSGSLPSPPLPERAVVARKISGASLAWKDLTVTIKGKRKYSDKVIKSSNGYALPGTMTVIMGPAKSGKSTLLRALAGRLPDSARMYGEVFVNGSKWHLPYASYGYVERETTLIGSLTVREFLYYSALLQLPGFFCQKKSVVEDAILAMSLGDYANKLIGGHCYMKGLPRGERRRVSIARELVMRPHVLFIDEPLYHLDSVSALLMMVTLKKLASTGCTLIFTIYQSSTEVFGLFDRICLLSNGNTLFFGETLACLQHFSNAGFPCPIMQSPSDHFLRAINTDFDRIIAMCKNWQDDHGDLSSVNMDTAVAIRTLETTYKSSADAAAAETMIVKLTEKEGPSLKSKGKASNPTRIAVLTWRSLLIMSREWKYYWFRLILYMLLTLCIGTVFSGLGHSLSSVVIYACEESNLHSGTFVFLLGQLFSGIPFLFLISISSSLVFYFLVGLRDEFSFLMYFVLNFFMCLLVNEGMVLLIVSICQEVYWSILTLVSVHVIMMLSAGYFRIRSALPRPIWMYPISYVSFHTYSIQGLLENEYIGSSYAVGQVRTISGYQALRNVYDISTSSSSKWENLLVLFLMCAGYRILVFALLQFCVRKKFPGRRFFRCNRETNNPR, encoded by the exons ATGGAAGAAATACAGTCTCAATCAGATCATTATaggtcttcatcatcttcagctaGTAGTCCAGCTAGTAGAGTTCCCTCGAGCAATTTCTTCTACCTGCGAAAACCTGGTTCTCTTAGACAACCAATATCTTTTGAGGATTCACCAGATTGGGATGATACTGATATTGAGGTTCGGGTGGATGAAGGAGGTGATTCCATTAATGCTGCGACTACTCCAGCCTCCCCATCCCTCTCAAAGCTTAATAGTGGATCTTTGCCATCCCCACCACTACCAGAGCGTGCAGTAGTTGCTAGAAAGATCTCAGGGGCTTCACTTGCATGGAAGGACTTGACTGTTACCATAAAGGGAAAGAGGAAGTATTCTGATAAGGTCATAAAGAGCTCAAATGGTTATGCATTACCAGGAACAATGACCGTTATCATGGGTCCAGCAAAGTCAGGAAAATCAACTCTCTTGAGAGCCCTTGCAG GACGACTTCCTGATTCAGCTAGAATGTATGGTGAGGTGTTTGTGAATGGGTCAAAATGGCACTTGCCATATGCATCCTAT GGATATGTTGAGAGAGAAACCACCTTAATTGGATCCTTGACAGTGCGTGAGTTCCTCTACTACTCAGCATTGCTCCAGCTTCCTGGTTTTTTTTGTCAGAAAAAGAGTGTGGTGGAGGATGCCATCCTTGCTATGTCATTGGGAGATTATGCAAACAAACTGATAGGTGGTCACTGCTATATGAAGGGTCTTCCTCGTGGCGAGAGAAGGCGTGTTAGCATTGCAAGGGAGCTTGTAATGAGACCTCATGTCTTATTTATTGATGAGCCTCTTTATCATCTTGACAG TGTCTCTGCACTCCTGATGATGGTTACACTGAAGAAACTAGCTAGCACTGGATGCACCCTGATATTTACCATTTATCAAAGCAGCACAGAAGTGTTTGGCCTTTTTGACAGAATTTGTCTCCTTTCAAATGGAAACACATTGTTCTTTGGGGAAACTTTGGCTTGTCTGCAG CATTTTTCAAATGCTGGATTTCCTTGCCCAATTATGCAAAGTCCTTCTGATCATTTTCTTCGAGCAATAAATACTGACTTTGACAGAATCATTGCAATGTGCAAAAATTGGCAG GACGACCATGGAGATCTTTCGTCTGTGAATATGGACACTGCTGTTGCAATACGTACTCTTGAAACAACTTATAAATCATCCGCTGATGCTGCTGCTGCGGAGACTATGATAGTAAAGCTTACTGAGAAG GAAGGCCCATCTCTCAAAAGCAAGGGAAAGGCAAGCAATCCCACACGAATTGCAGTATTGACATGGAGATCATTGTTAATTATGTCAAGAGAGTGGAAATACTATTGGTTCCGACTGATACTTTATATGCTTCTTACACTCTGTATTGGTACTGTGTTTTCTGGATTGGGTCATTCCTTGTCGTCTGTTGTG ATATATGCCTGTGAAGAATCGAATTTACATTCTGGGACATTTGTCTTCTTACTTGGGCAGCTCTTTTCCGGCATCCCATTCTTGTTCCTCATCTCCATTTCCTCAAGTCTCGTCTTCTACTTCCTTGTAGGCCTACGGGATGAATTCAGTTTCTTGATGTATTTTGTGCTAAACTTCTTCATGTGCCTGTTAGTAAATGAAGGAATGGTACTGCTGATTGTTTCCATTTGCCAAGAGGTCTACTGGAGCATCTTAACATTGGTGTCAGTACAT GTGATAATGATGCTCTCAGCGGGCTATTTCAGAATTCGCAGTGCTTTGCCCAGGCCAATATGGATGTATCCCATATCCTATGTGTCGTTCCATACTTATTCTATCCAG GGGCTCTTGGAGAATGAGTATATTGGAAGTTCCTATGCAGTTGGGCAGGTGCGGACTATCTCTGGTTACCAAGCACTTCGAAACGTATATGACATATCTACCAGCAGTAGCTCAAAGTGGGAAAATTTACTCGTTCTGTTTCTGATGTGTGCTGGATATCGTATTCTTGTATTCGCGTTGCTACAATTTTGTGTTAGAAAGAAGTTCCCTGGTCGTAGATTTTTCCGGTGTAATCGAGAAACGAACAATCCGAGATAA
- the LOC140021541 gene encoding UDP-glycosyltransferase 86A2-like produces MAISPQKPHAILVSYPLQGHVIPSVHLAIKLASRGFTITFINTQSIHNNITSGDKNINGQGDIFAEVRKSGLDIRYTTVPDGLPLGFDRSLNHDQFMAALLHVFSAHVEEEVQKIVKSGPPVSYLIADTFFVWPGMLAKKYGLVYISLWTEAALVFSLYYHLDLLRLNGHFGCIDMREDPIDYIPGVKPLEPLDMPSYLQEMYPTSVCHKIIYKAFKDAQDADFVLCNTVEELEPETISALQEKLPIFPVGPIFPSGFTKSCVATSLWSESDCSHWLDTKPPGSVLYVSFGSYAHVQKRDLLEIAKGIQESNISFVWVLRPDIVSSEDRNPLPDGFRAATSDRAMVIPWCCQINVLRHPAIGGFLTHCGWNSILESIWCEVPLLCFPLYTDQFTNRKLVVDDWKIGANLYDRVSVTQVEVSQKINRLMSKKSGDEFRNAIKVVKKTLQKALKEDGSSEKNMDRFIRDLKITLEKKNQTQKVVN; encoded by the exons ATGGCAATTTCTCCCCAAAAGCCTCATGCAATCTTGGTTAGTTATCCTCTACAAGGCCATGTAATCCCATCGGTCCATTTGGCCATCAAGCTTGCTTCAAGAGGTTTCACCATCACCTTCATCAACACTCAATCCATACATAACAACATTACATCAGGAGATAAAAACATTAATGGCCAAGGAGATATCTTTGCTGAAGTACGAAAATCGGGACTCGATATTCGTTACACCACCGTGCCCGACGGCCTTCCTCTAGGGTTCGATAGGTCACTCAATCATGACCAGTTCATGGCTGCTTTGTTGCATGTCTTCTCAGCTCATGTTGAAGAGGAAGTTCAAAAGATTGTCAAGTCTGGACCTCCTGTTAGTTATTTGATCGCTGATACGTTCTTTGTATGGCCTGGCATGTTGGCTAAGAAATATGGACTTGTATACATTTCTCTTTGGACAGAGGCGGCTTTAGTTTTTTCATTGTATTATCATTTGGATCTTTTGAGGCTCAATGGCCACTTTGGTTGCATAG ACATGCGTGAAGACCCCATTGACTACATTCCTGGTGTAAAACCATTAGAACCCCTGGATATGCCATCATATCTCCAAGAAATGTACCCAACATCAGTATGTCACAAAATTATCTATAAGGCATTCAAGGATGCACAAGATGCAGATTTTGTACTATGTAACACAGTTGAAGAACTCGAGCCCGAGACCATATCTGCTCTACAGGAGAAACTTCCAATTTTTCCAGTCGGACCCATATTTCCATCAGGGTTCACCAAGAGTTGTGTGGCCACGAGCCTGTGGTCCGAGTCAGACTGCTCCCATTGGCTAGACACCAAACCTCCTGGCTCAGTTTTGTATGTTTCATTCGGTAGCTATGCTCACGTCCAAAAAAGGGATTTGTTGGAAATAGCAAAGGGTATACAAGAAAGCAATATTAGTTTTGTTTGGGTGCTTCGACCTGATATTGTTAGCTCGGAGGATCGTAATCCGTTGCCTGATGGATTCAGAGCTGCGACCAGTGACCGAGCGATGGTCATACCTTGGTGTTGTCAAATAAATGTGTTAAGGCACCCTGCAATTGGAGGGTTCTTGACTCATTGTGGTTGGAATTCAATTTTGGAAAGCATTTGGTGTGAAGTTCCATTATTATGTTTTCCTTTGTATACTGACCAGTTTACTAATCGGAAACTAGTGGTGGATGATTGGAAGATTGGAGCTAATCTTTATGATAGAGTATCTGTTACTCAGGTTGAAGTTTCGCAGAAGATCAACCGTTTGATGAGTAAGAAATCAGGGGATGAGTTCAGAAATGCAATCAAGGTAGTGAAAAAGACATTACAAAAAGCATTAAAAGAAGATGGATCGTCAGAGAAAAATATGGACCGATTTATCAGAGATTTGAAGATCACTCTTGAGAAGAAAAACCAAACGCAGAAGGTTGTTAATTAG
- the LOC113707304 gene encoding cell division cycle protein 48 homolog: MSHQAESSDSKGGKKDFSTAILERKKAPNRLIVDEAVNDDNSVVALHPNTMEKLQLFRGDTILIKGKKRKDTVCIALADETCEEPKIRMNKVVRANLRVRLADVVSVHQCPDVKYGKRVHILPLDDTIEGVTGDLFDAFLKPYFLEAYRPVRKGDHFLVRGGMRSVEFKVIETDPGEYCVVAPDTEIFCEGEPVRREDEDRLDEVGYDDVGGVRKQMAQIRELVELPLRHPQLFKSIGVKPPKGILLYGPPGSGKTLIARAVANETGAFFFCINGPEIMSKLAGESESNLRKAFEEAEKNAPSIIFIDEIDSIAPKREKTHGEVERRIVSQLLTLMDGLKSRSHVIVIGATNRPNSIDPALRRFGRFDREIDIGVPDEVGRLEVLRIHTKNMKLAEDVDLERIAKDTHGYVGADLAALCTEAALQCIREKMDVIDLEDDTIDAEILNSMAVTNEHFQTALGTSNPSALRETVVEVPNVSWEDIGGLENVKRELQETVQYPVEHPEKFEKFGMSPSKGVLFYGPPGCGKTLLAKAIANECQANFISVKGPELLTMWFGESEANVREIFDKARQSAPCVLFFDELDSIATQRGSSVGDAGGAADRVLNQLLTEMDGMSAKKTVFIIGATNRPDIIDPALLRPGRLDQLIYIPLPDEDSRLQIFKACLRKSPVSKDVDLRALAKYTQGFSGADITEICQRACKYAIRENIEKDIEREKRRRENPDSMDEDVEEEVAEIKAAHFEESMKFARRSVSDADIRKYQAFAQTLQQSRGFGSEFRFAASGTENTGSDPFATSAGGADEDDLYS; this comes from the exons ATGAGTCATCAAGCTGAGTCATCTGACTC GAAAGGCGGGAAGAAGGACTTCTCCACGGCGATTTTGGAGCGGAAGAAGGCCCCTAATCGGCTCATCGTTGACGAAGCGGTCAACGATGATAACTCCGTCGTCGCCCTCCACCCTAATACCATGGAAAAGCTCCAGCTTTTCCGTGGCGACACTATTTTGATTAAG ggtaagaaaaggaaagataCCGTCTGCATTGCTCTTGCTGATGAGACATGTGAGGAGCCTAAGATTAGGATGAACAAGGTTGTCAGGGCAAATTTGAGAGTTAGACTTGCAGATGTTGTATCCGTGCACCAGTGCCCGGATGTCAAGTATGGGAAGCGTGTTCACATTTTGCCCTTGGATGATACCATAGAAGGTGTTACTGGAGATCTGTTTGATGCATTTCTAAAAC CTTACTTTCTGGAGGCATATCGTCCAGTCAGGAAAGGAGATCATTTTCTTGTTAGAGGAGGGATGAGGAGTGTGGAATTCAAGGTTATTGAGACTGATCCAGGGGAATACTGTGTTGTTGCCCCTGACACTGAGATATTTTGTGAGGGTGAACCCGTGAGGAGGGAGGATGAGGACAGACTAGATGAGGTTGGTTATGATGATGTAGGTGGTGTCAGAAAACAGATGGCTCAGATCCGTGAATTGGTTGAGCTGCCACTAAGGCACCCTCAACTTTTCAAATCCATTGGGGTGAAGCCGCCAAAAGGAATCTTACTTTATGGCCCCCCAGGTTCTGGAAAGACCCTAATAGCAAGGGCTGTTGCTAATGAAACGGGGGCTTTCTTCTTCTGTATTAATGGACCTGAAATTATGTCCAAATTAGCTGGAGAGAGTGAAAGCAATCTTAGGAAGGCATTTGAGGAGGCTGAGAAGAATGCTCCATCTATCATTTTCATTGATGAAATTGACTCCATTGCTCCTAAGCGAGAGAAAACACATGGTGAAGTTGAAAGGAGGATTGTGTCACAATTATTGACTTTGATGGATGGCCTGAAATCCCGATCACATGTTATTGTTATTGGGGCAACAAATCGCCCCAACAGCATTGATCCTGCCCTTAGAAGATTTGGTAGGTTTGACAGGGAAATAGACATTGGTGTTCCTGATGAGGTTGGACGCCTTGAAGTTCTTCGCATACATACCAAGAACATGAAACTTGCTGAGGAT GTTGATTTGGAAAGAATTGCTAAAGACACCCATGGTTATGTTGGTGCTGACCTTGCTGCCCTTTGCACTGAAGCTGCCCTTCAATGCATCAGGGAAAAGATGGATGTCATTGACTTGGAAGATGACACCATTGATGCTGAAATATTGAACTCCATGGCTGTAACAAATGAACACTTCCAGACAGCACTTGGTACCAGCAATCCATCTGCTTTGCGTGAGACA GTGGTTGAAGTTCCTAATGTTTCTTGGGAAGACATTGGTGGCCTTGAAAATGTCAAGCGTGAACTTCAAGAG ACTGTCCAATATCCAGTGGAACATCCGGAGAAGTTCGAGAAGTTTGGCATGTCCCCTTCAAAAGGTGTCCTTTTCTATGGCCCTCCTGGATGTGGGAAAACTCTTTTGGCCAAGGCAATTGCAAATGAATGCCAAGCCAATTTCATTAGTGTCAAAGGCCCTGAATTGCTTACAATGTGGTTTGGAGAAAGTGAAGCCAATGTACGTGAAATCTTTGACAAGGCTAGACAGTCTGCGCCATGTGTTCTCTTCTTTGATGAGCTTGACTCCATTGCTACCCAG AGAGGAAGCAGTGTGGGAGATGCTGGTGGTGCAGCTGACCGAGTTCTTAACCAGCTTTTGACTGAAATGGATGGCATGTCAGCTAAGAAAACTGTTTTTATCATCGGTGCCACTAACAGGCCTGACATAATAGACCCTGCACTTCTCCGGCCTGGCCGTCTTGATCAGCTAATTTATATCCCTCTACCAGATGAAGATTCTCGTCTCCAAATTTTTAAGGCCTGCCTCAGGAAATCACCAGTCTCCAAAGATGTTGATTTGAGAGCTCTTGCCAAATATACTCAAGGATTTAGTGGGGCTGATATTACAGAAATATGCCAGCGGGCTTGCAAGTATGCCATACGAGAGAATATTGAGAAA GACattgagagagagaagaggagAAGGGAGAATCCTGATTCAATGGACGAGGATGTTGAGGAAGAGGTTGCAGAAATTAAGGCTGCACACTTTGAGGAGTCCATGAAGTTTGCTCGCAGAAGTGTGAGTGATGCTGACATACGGAAATACCAAGCATTTGCTCAGACCCTACAGCAGTCTCGAGGATTTGGAAGTGAATTCCGATTTGCAGCGTCTGGAACTGAGAATACCGGATCTGACCCATTTGCAACCTCTGCTGGTGGTGCTGACGAAGATGACTTGTATAGTTAG